A genome region from Candidatus Deferrimicrobiaceae bacterium includes the following:
- a CDS encoding transcriptional repressor: METTRKKSRNTKQRAVILEILKKSGAHPTAEAIYQEARKVLPNISLGTVYRNLNFLREQGLAREIRTNSDASSRFEGKCPPHAHFHCTVCQAVLDLPLPTCLEGVSWKGETDISTVNYLDLHVIGACSHCTPATS; the protein is encoded by the coding sequence ATGGAAACGACGAGGAAAAAATCCCGAAACACGAAGCAACGCGCGGTGATCCTGGAGATTCTCAAGAAAAGCGGGGCCCACCCGACCGCGGAGGCGATCTACCAGGAAGCGCGCAAGGTTCTCCCCAACATCAGCCTGGGGACGGTGTACCGAAACCTCAATTTCCTCCGGGAGCAGGGTCTGGCCCGGGAGATCCGCACGAACAGCGATGCCTCCTCGCGATTCGAAGGAAAGTGCCCTCCCCACGCCCATTTCCACTGCACGGTGTGCCAGGCGGTCCTCGACCTTCCGCTTCCCACCTGCCTCGAGGGGGTCTCCTGGAAAGGGGAGACCGATATCTCCACGGTGAACTACCTGGACCTGCACGTCATCGGCGCCTGCAGCCACTGCACCCCCGCGACATCCTGA
- the tolQ gene encoding protein TolQ produces the protein MSYAGMGFPVTAAANGLFDTQVFQHIWLAGPIVKFVLLMLIVFSVVSWAIIFLKFRLFKGIEKSQAEFAKAFAEGKNLAALYDRAEKMERTPLTEVFRTGYLELMRIQRGRSAETAATGGRAGGFPLDNVERAMRKASNEEIALMETYLPFLATTGSSTPFIGLFGTVWGIMNAFSGIAQTGSATLATVAPGIAEALIATAAGLAAAIPSVMAYNFFLNRVRAIATRLDSFSIEFVNFLERNVEKV, from the coding sequence ATGTCCTATGCGGGAATGGGCTTCCCCGTAACAGCGGCCGCAAACGGCCTGTTCGACACCCAAGTGTTCCAGCACATCTGGCTCGCCGGGCCGATCGTCAAGTTCGTTCTCCTGATGCTCATCGTGTTCTCGGTCGTCTCCTGGGCCATCATCTTCCTCAAATTCCGGCTTTTCAAAGGGATCGAAAAGAGCCAGGCGGAATTCGCCAAGGCCTTCGCCGAGGGGAAGAACCTCGCTGCCCTCTATGACCGGGCGGAGAAAATGGAGCGGACCCCGCTCACCGAGGTGTTCCGGACGGGGTATCTCGAGCTGATGCGGATCCAGCGGGGGCGGTCCGCCGAGACCGCGGCGACGGGCGGCCGCGCCGGCGGGTTCCCCCTGGACAACGTGGAGCGGGCGATGAGGAAGGCGTCCAACGAGGAGATCGCGCTCATGGAGACGTACCTCCCCTTTCTGGCGACGACGGGAAGCTCGACGCCCTTCATCGGCCTGTTCGGCACCGTCTGGGGGATCATGAACGCCTTTTCGGGCATCGCCCAGACCGGCAGCGCCACGCTCGCCACGGTCGCCCCCGGCATCGCCGAGGCGCTGATCGCGACCGCGGCCGGGCTGGCCGCCGCGATTCCATCGGTCATGGCATACAACTTCTTCCTGAACCGGGTACGGGCGATCGCGACGCGCCTCGACAGTTTCTCCATCGAGTTCGTGAACTTCCTCGAGCGCAACGTGGAGAAGGTGTAG
- the tolR gene encoding protein TolR yields the protein MADINIVPLVDVMLVLLIIFMVTAPMLTQGVDVNLPQANAKAMRSDEERLVLTVDMNSRIFVGKQPVEFNRLNDTLRAIVARRTDRQVYFRADRAVPYGFVVKVIAEVRNAGVEKLGMVTEPLER from the coding sequence ATGGCGGACATCAACATCGTCCCCCTCGTGGACGTGATGCTGGTGCTTCTCATCATCTTCATGGTCACCGCGCCGATGCTCACCCAGGGAGTGGACGTCAACCTGCCGCAAGCGAACGCGAAGGCCATGCGGTCGGATGAGGAGCGACTCGTCCTCACCGTGGACATGAACAGCCGGATCTTCGTCGGGAAGCAGCCGGTGGAGTTCAACCGGCTGAACGACACCCTCAGGGCCATCGTCGCCCGGCGCACCGACCGGCAGGTCTATTTCCGCGCCGACCGGGCCGTCCCCTACGGATTCGTCGTGAAAGTCATCGCAGAGGTCCGCAACGCAGGGGTGGAAAAACTCGGGATGGTCACGGAACCCCTCGAGCGTTGA
- a CDS encoding TonB family protein, which yields MEPIFRRMIAVSVALHVAALALFSVWAALHAPPSRFLSVAVIDLVGGEAFAPPPEAPGKPVEKPAPPPAAKTTKEEGLRKSPPPRTAKAEKERGTKGKPVLPATLPRETESLSESIKRMREKKASGESVREAVVTIRREKAARSAIHQIGERVGHRIDLSAVRPAQRKDSPSAPAGLAGAAGTARVPPEHLAYFRQLDEKVRSNWNVPALAVGEKEKLMVQIRIVIEIDGRVSQVRMEKTSGNPYFDDSVLRAIRKASPLPVPPAPLRGSEDHYEVGFRFYGAGEES from the coding sequence ATGGAGCCGATTTTCCGCAGAATGATCGCCGTTTCGGTGGCCCTCCACGTGGCCGCCCTGGCCCTTTTTTCCGTCTGGGCGGCCCTTCACGCGCCGCCATCCCGGTTCCTCTCCGTGGCGGTGATCGATCTCGTCGGAGGCGAGGCGTTCGCCCCCCCCCCCGAGGCGCCCGGAAAACCGGTCGAAAAGCCGGCTCCCCCCCCCGCGGCGAAGACGACGAAGGAAGAAGGGCTCCGGAAGTCTCCCCCTCCCCGAACGGCAAAGGCGGAGAAGGAGCGAGGGACCAAAGGGAAGCCGGTCTTGCCCGCGACCCTTCCCAGGGAAACCGAAAGCCTCTCCGAGAGCATCAAGAGGATGCGGGAGAAGAAAGCATCCGGGGAGTCCGTCCGGGAGGCGGTGGTGACGATCCGGCGGGAGAAGGCGGCCCGTTCGGCGATCCATCAGATCGGGGAGCGCGTCGGGCACCGGATCGACCTTTCGGCCGTCCGCCCCGCGCAGAGGAAGGACTCTCCGTCCGCACCGGCGGGACTGGCCGGCGCCGCCGGGACCGCCCGGGTACCGCCCGAGCACCTTGCCTACTTCCGGCAGCTTGACGAGAAGGTCCGGTCGAACTGGAACGTTCCCGCCCTTGCGGTGGGAGAGAAGGAAAAGCTCATGGTGCAGATTCGGATCGTCATCGAGATCGACGGCCGGGTGTCGCAGGTGCGGATGGAGAAAACCTCCGGCAACCCCTACTTCGACGATTCCGTGCTGCGGGCCATCCGCAAGGCGAGCCCTCTTCCCGTTCCCCCTGCGCCGTTGCGCGGCTCGGAGGACCATTACGAAGTCGGTTTCCGCTTCTACGGGGCGGGGGAGGAGTCGTGA